TATTTAATActgataaatatataattttctagaagaatattATATGTGAAGGGGGGCTCGGGTTACAGTGAAGCAGAAAATGGGTTGTATTATTCTGTTCCCTACATGATAGAGAACGTGATTTTTTTAGAGTACATTCAAGAAAACTATATTTGAAATAAGTTCCGatgtaaacaagaaacaaaatataataGGACATAGATACTCTACCGCTCAATGATCAGTATTATACAGGGGAAGAATCCAGTATTTCCACCTGTGCAACAAAGAAGCAATCTTATTCCAGTATCATCTTTTCTACCCCCATGCACCTCTGAATCACGCCTTGAAGTAATGGGCCAGACTTTCGTTCAACTCATTAGTAAAGAATGCCCTCATGTATTCGCCCATGGTGAACTGCCGAAAAGCAGCAGGTTTATCTGAGGATACAAGCTCCGGCAACGGTCCGAGCTGAATATCCAAATTGCTCAAGTTGTGGAAAACTACTATTGATACACGTGGCTCTCGATTAGGGTTGGCCAATGCTCGATGCTCTGCACTTTTGTACTCGTTGTTGGACATGATCTAGGAAGTTGAAATCACGTAAATCAGATCTCTATTTCATTGTATAATGTTATTTTTGAACTGGCTCAGGTGATTTGAAAATGCTCCTAGTACTCAACGAAAGTTTACCTGAAGGATGTCACCAATATTCACAACCAAAGCACCGGGAATGGGCGGTGCATCCAACCACTCATCCCCGTGCTTCACTTGCAAACCTGGGAGTTGGTCTTGCAAGAGCACTGCGATCACTCCTGGGTCCGTGTGGGATGCCAAGCCGACCGTCAGATTAGGCTGGGGACAGCATGGATAATAATTCCCCACCATCATCCTGCTCTCTGGGCATGTCAATTCCTGTAGCTTTCCGGGACTCAATCCCAACCCCTCACTCAACAGTCCCATCAGGATGCCTCCCAGGCGTTGGATTTGCTGATCCCATTCCATCACCTCATTTCTACAAACCTCAGGGATCTCTGCCATGTCCACTTTCGGCTCCAACCTTATCTGGAGCGTGTCCCTACAATATAATTCCTTGCATTGGTTTaaacaaattctttttgcttgcccatttttttttttaatgttcttatgacttttctttttgtttgtccccttgaaaatataaattaattctttaacttcatgcaatccaaatgtataatttatcaa
The nucleotide sequence above comes from Eucalyptus grandis isolate ANBG69807.140 chromosome 2, ASM1654582v1, whole genome shotgun sequence. Encoded proteins:
- the LOC104433026 gene encoding 1-aminocyclopropane-1-carboxylate oxidase homolog 4-like, yielding MGVTDTTQQASDRAQELKQFDESKLGVKGLVDSGLNSIPSLFIHPPETLSSLKPAQPRPDSIRSIPTIDLSGWDSCRRPSIIEEAGRAARELGFFQVVNHGVPTEVLDRTITAVKAFNEQPMEAKARIYRREMDTGVAFFSNVDLFHSKAASWRDTLQIRLEPKVDMAEIPEVCRNEVMEWDQQIQRLGGILMGLLSEGLGLSPGKLQELTCPESRMMVGNYYPCCPQPNLTVGLASHTDPGVIAVLLQDQLPGLQVKHGDEWLDAPPIPGALVVNIGDILQIMSNNEYKSAEHRALANPNREPRVSIVVFHNLSNLDIQLGPLPELVSSDKPAAFRQFTMGEYMRAFFTNELNESLAHYFKA